One Curtobacterium herbarum genomic window carries:
- a CDS encoding HAD-IIA family hydrolase, whose translation MASRDEVECWLTDMDGVLVHENQALPGAPELIRQWQDQGTEFLVLTNNSIFTPRDLSARLRWSGLEVPEERIWTSALATADFCRSQMPGGSAFVIGEAGMTTALHEAGFIMTETAPDYVVVGETRNYSFEAITKAVRLILGGARFIVTNPDATGPSAEGVLPATGAIAAMIEKATGKQPYVVGKPNPMMFRSAMNRIGAHSENTGMIGDRMDTDVQAGIEAGLHTVLVMTGISDQAEIDRYPFRPSEVISGVHELLHSEPYEVEI comes from the coding sequence ATGGCATCCCGCGACGAGGTCGAGTGCTGGCTGACCGACATGGACGGCGTGCTCGTCCACGAGAACCAGGCGCTGCCCGGCGCCCCGGAGCTGATCCGGCAGTGGCAGGACCAGGGCACCGAGTTCCTGGTGCTGACGAACAACTCGATCTTCACCCCGCGTGACCTCAGTGCCCGGCTGCGCTGGTCGGGCCTCGAGGTGCCCGAGGAGCGCATCTGGACGAGCGCCCTGGCGACGGCGGACTTCTGCCGGTCGCAGATGCCCGGCGGCTCGGCGTTCGTGATCGGCGAGGCGGGCATGACGACCGCGCTGCACGAGGCCGGGTTCATCATGACCGAGACCGCACCGGACTACGTCGTCGTCGGCGAGACCCGCAACTACTCGTTCGAGGCGATCACGAAGGCCGTCCGCCTGATCCTCGGCGGTGCCCGCTTCATCGTCACGAACCCGGACGCGACCGGCCCGAGCGCCGAGGGCGTCCTGCCGGCGACGGGGGCCATCGCCGCGATGATCGAGAAGGCCACCGGCAAGCAGCCCTACGTCGTGGGCAAGCCGAACCCGATGATGTTCCGGTCGGCGATGAACCGGATCGGCGCGCACTCCGAGAACACCGGCATGATCGGCGACCGGATGGACACCGACGTGCAGGCCGGCATCGAGGCGGGCCTCCACACCGTCCTCGTCATGACCGGCATCAGCGACCAGGCCGAGATCGACCGGTACCCGTTCCGCCCGAGCGAGGTCATCTCCGGCGTGCACGAGCTCCTGCACAGCGAGCCGTACGAGGTCGAGATCTAG
- a CDS encoding LacI family DNA-binding transcriptional regulator, translating to MGNTKPATIYDVAARAGVSKSLVSLVLQRSPRVSEQRRAAVLAAIQELDYRPSTAAVSLAGTRSRTIGVVLDDFRNQWFVDLLTGLRESLQDQGHRLVVADRFLNTGLDVSPVEGFLSMRVEGLVIAGEPDPDLVVPASTPVVVAGGRAALPRADTVANDDLAGGRMAAEHLIELGHVRLGFVGGQSAASDARLEGWCAGIDAAAGAGTGDSSISGVAVVLAADVTEETGVAGAHRLLDEHPDVTAVFAANDVTALGAMSAIADRGLRVPEDISVIGYDDTPIAASRYVGLTSIDDRSIDIGRGAGARLLERIADPALPTTEVLVEPRLVARRTTAQR from the coding sequence ATGGGGAACACCAAGCCCGCGACGATCTACGACGTCGCCGCTCGCGCGGGGGTGTCGAAGTCGCTCGTGTCCCTCGTGCTGCAGCGATCACCGCGGGTCAGCGAGCAGCGTCGGGCAGCAGTGCTGGCGGCGATCCAGGAGCTCGACTACCGCCCCTCGACCGCGGCGGTGTCCCTCGCCGGCACCCGCTCCCGGACCATCGGCGTCGTGCTCGACGACTTCCGGAACCAGTGGTTCGTCGATCTGCTCACCGGCCTCCGCGAATCACTGCAGGACCAGGGACACCGACTCGTCGTCGCGGACCGCTTCCTCAACACCGGCCTCGACGTCTCCCCCGTCGAGGGGTTCCTGTCGATGCGCGTCGAGGGTCTGGTGATCGCGGGTGAACCCGACCCGGACCTCGTCGTCCCCGCCAGCACCCCGGTCGTCGTCGCCGGAGGCCGGGCAGCGCTGCCCCGCGCCGACACCGTGGCGAACGACGACCTGGCCGGCGGACGGATGGCGGCCGAGCACCTCATCGAACTCGGGCACGTGCGCCTCGGGTTCGTCGGCGGGCAGTCGGCAGCCAGTGACGCCCGGCTCGAGGGCTGGTGCGCGGGCATCGACGCCGCCGCCGGAGCGGGCACGGGCGATTCCTCGATCAGCGGGGTCGCGGTCGTCCTTGCCGCCGACGTCACCGAGGAGACCGGCGTCGCCGGCGCCCACCGACTGCTCGACGAGCACCCCGACGTGACGGCGGTGTTCGCCGCGAACGACGTGACCGCCCTCGGTGCGATGTCCGCGATCGCCGACAGAGGCCTCCGCGTCCCCGAGGACATCTCGGTGATCGGGTACGACGACACCCCGATCGCGGCCTCACGGTACGTCGGTCTCACGAGCATCGACGACCGGAGCATCGACATCGGTCGCGGTGCGGGCGCGCGGTTGCTCGAGCGGATCGCGGACCCGGCGCTGCCCACCACCGAGGTGCTCGTCGAGCCGAGGCTCGTCGCCCGCCGGACGACCGCACAGCGCTAG
- a CDS encoding TetR/AcrR family transcriptional regulator, whose protein sequence is MTSTDRPARAPRRDATENRAALVQAARTLLQADPDASLESIAAHAGLSRRAIYGHFPSRDDLMREVVAGGAERILAAMPSRADLAGLAPASRLAAIAVTLWTEVSHVRSMAVIAVRGPLVETVATVFAPLREQVRDACALGIADGTLRDDVDAATLGRLVEGACLAVLDEATRSATPGDAGRRTVVLSALGMAGVDWRTALLALPATLPEDPA, encoded by the coding sequence ATGACCTCCACCGACCGGCCGGCACGCGCGCCACGACGGGACGCGACCGAGAACCGGGCCGCCCTCGTCCAGGCCGCCCGAACCCTCCTGCAGGCCGATCCGGACGCCTCACTCGAGTCGATCGCCGCCCATGCCGGACTGTCCCGACGTGCGATCTACGGACACTTCCCCTCCCGCGACGACCTCATGCGCGAGGTCGTGGCCGGCGGAGCCGAACGCATCCTCGCCGCGATGCCCAGCCGAGCCGACCTCGCCGGGCTGGCCCCGGCCTCCCGGCTGGCCGCGATCGCCGTGACCCTCTGGACCGAGGTCTCGCACGTCCGCTCGATGGCGGTCATCGCCGTCCGCGGTCCGCTCGTCGAGACCGTCGCCACGGTGTTCGCGCCGCTGCGCGAGCAGGTGCGTGATGCCTGTGCCCTCGGCATCGCCGACGGCACCCTCCGCGACGACGTCGACGCCGCGACCCTCGGCCGCCTGGTCGAGGGCGCGTGCCTGGCGGTCCTCGACGAAGCCACGCGCTCCGCCACCCCGGGCGACGCCGGCCGCCGGACGGTCGTCCTCTCCGCCCTCGGCATGGCGGGCGTCGACTGGCGCACCGCCCTGCTCGCTCTCCCCGCCACCCTCCCGGAGGACCCCGCATGA
- a CDS encoding S8 family serine peptidase — translation MPQVTPPTNPSRRYRSSRLLTSIVAVAALACGGLAVGGAASAAPATATSAGFKLAAPLRNASPTKTVSAFVRTTGAGALEVDAQAKGGDLTRSRTPSSAAKSRLSTIRSTNAEVLGAVKDADRKAAELYSTEYTVPGVAIVADVSAFTEIAKRSDVLSIAPLLPKKVVQPERNASADAAPSGVDPDRVTAGADGVTPKNAASDLYTKAVDAWTQTGRTGKGVNVAVIDTGLDYTQADFGGPGTTAAYQDALASTGAPSSSWYDPSKFLGGYDFAGATYNANPSDPDTYDPVPAPDANPIDGRGGDHGTHVAGTAAGFGMNADKTTFRGDYSTLTPQQVQDMWVGPGSAPQAGLYSLKVFGDGGGSTDLTGAALDWVGQALTEGKSINVINLSLGSDYGAADDPDNAKIDALTARGVLPVVAAGNADDFTDIGGSPGNAAGALTVAASATGQSLFDGVAATAPADVAKTWRAQYSQDYQGTLPVEGDVVVPTTDVDGCTAFSADQAAAIAGKIVWLKWTDGALECGSGVRFANVAAAGGTGVLLAGTVNTFDSGIAGNATVPGAELTRDSVTSLQAAATAGTLHVRFADELKGFQLATDAETVNTLASFSSRGEHGSYGDVVKPDIAGPGVNVISAANGTGNDRLSLSGTSMATPHVAGVAALAFEAHPGWTAPEIKAALMNTATHDVRQSATDGQSATLLRQGTGRVDALQAVQDGTTVRSQENGQLVTASFGVVEVGAATTEKRTLLVRNTSATAHTYRVAYESRIAQPGVAFTLSADTVTVPAGGTATVTVTMTIADPTLLRKVIDPTQVAVEGGTPREFVPAATGLVTFTPAADGVTPLRLGVYAAPEPVSARHAGDVGFTGTGRTSTITMTGRGLSQGTGATGYQARVAPFQLGGTDPKESFPDGTAKQTLAGADIRAFGANSTALGLADNSKGMVSFGVQTDGAESNPGQSNNVEVLIDTNRDGDPDYMTYDTKSATADVTIVKTLDLHQKDPKKQVVDTRPLGGVAAGVDVNTFDSAVKVLPVSLAALGYTAKSKSGVFDYSVVTESSYSPTLPTAASSVVDETTKATFNAFQPAVSFKADGASTLTYPDTAISAIRSSATSTSAKVLLLHLHNAPGDQADLLSTTSDTPKLALVSGRVAVTGSLKVGTRMHAPTGTWNANGITFTRQWLRDGKKVSVTTSTYKTTKADIGHRLSFVLTAKKSGYTSASVTSPQSGKITR, via the coding sequence GTGCCCCAAGTGACACCACCCACCAACCCTTCCCGCCGGTACCGCTCCTCGCGGCTGCTGACCTCGATCGTCGCCGTGGCGGCACTGGCCTGCGGTGGACTCGCCGTCGGCGGTGCAGCCTCCGCGGCACCGGCCACCGCCACCTCGGCCGGCTTCAAGCTCGCCGCCCCACTGCGGAACGCGTCCCCGACGAAGACCGTCAGCGCCTTCGTCCGCACCACGGGCGCCGGGGCACTCGAGGTCGACGCGCAGGCGAAGGGCGGCGACCTGACCCGGTCGAGGACGCCGTCGTCCGCCGCGAAGAGCCGGCTCTCGACGATCCGCTCGACCAACGCGGAGGTCCTCGGTGCCGTCAAGGATGCCGACCGCAAGGCCGCTGAGCTCTACTCGACCGAGTACACCGTCCCCGGCGTCGCGATCGTCGCCGACGTCTCGGCCTTCACCGAGATCGCGAAGCGCTCGGACGTGCTGAGCATCGCGCCGCTGCTGCCGAAGAAGGTCGTCCAGCCGGAGCGGAACGCCTCGGCGGACGCCGCACCCTCGGGTGTCGACCCCGACCGCGTGACGGCCGGTGCCGACGGCGTCACGCCGAAGAACGCCGCGAGCGACCTCTACACGAAGGCCGTCGACGCCTGGACCCAGACGGGTCGCACCGGCAAGGGCGTCAACGTCGCCGTGATCGACACCGGCCTCGACTACACCCAGGCCGACTTCGGTGGCCCGGGCACCACGGCCGCCTACCAGGACGCCCTCGCCAGCACCGGCGCCCCGTCCTCGAGCTGGTACGACCCGTCGAAGTTCCTCGGTGGCTACGACTTCGCCGGCGCCACGTACAACGCGAACCCGTCCGACCCGGACACCTACGACCCGGTGCCCGCACCGGACGCCAACCCCATCGACGGCAGGGGCGGCGACCACGGCACCCACGTCGCCGGCACGGCCGCCGGGTTCGGCATGAACGCCGACAAGACGACCTTCCGCGGCGACTACTCGACCCTGACGCCGCAGCAGGTGCAGGACATGTGGGTCGGCCCGGGCAGCGCGCCGCAGGCCGGCCTCTACTCGCTGAAGGTCTTCGGTGACGGCGGCGGCTCGACCGACCTGACCGGTGCCGCGCTCGACTGGGTGGGGCAGGCCCTGACCGAGGGCAAGAGCATCAACGTCATCAACCTGTCGCTCGGCTCCGACTACGGCGCAGCGGACGACCCCGACAACGCGAAGATCGACGCGCTCACCGCCCGCGGTGTGCTGCCCGTGGTCGCCGCCGGCAACGCGGACGACTTCACCGACATCGGGGGATCGCCGGGCAACGCCGCCGGTGCCCTGACCGTCGCCGCGAGCGCGACCGGGCAGAGCCTGTTCGACGGTGTCGCGGCGACCGCCCCGGCCGACGTCGCGAAGACCTGGCGCGCGCAGTACTCGCAGGACTACCAGGGCACGCTGCCGGTCGAGGGTGACGTCGTCGTCCCGACCACCGACGTCGACGGCTGCACGGCGTTCAGCGCCGACCAGGCCGCCGCGATCGCGGGCAAGATCGTCTGGCTCAAGTGGACCGACGGTGCCCTCGAGTGCGGCTCCGGCGTCCGCTTCGCCAACGTCGCGGCCGCTGGCGGTACCGGCGTCCTCCTCGCCGGCACGGTGAACACCTTCGACTCGGGCATCGCGGGCAACGCGACCGTCCCGGGTGCGGAACTGACCCGTGACAGCGTGACGAGCCTCCAGGCCGCGGCGACGGCTGGGACCCTGCACGTCCGGTTCGCGGACGAGCTCAAGGGCTTCCAGCTCGCCACCGACGCCGAGACGGTGAACACCCTGGCGTCCTTCAGCAGCCGCGGTGAGCACGGTTCCTACGGTGACGTCGTCAAGCCGGACATCGCCGGCCCCGGCGTCAACGTGATCTCGGCCGCCAACGGCACCGGCAACGACCGGCTGTCGCTCAGCGGCACCTCGATGGCCACCCCGCACGTCGCCGGCGTCGCCGCGCTGGCGTTCGAGGCCCACCCGGGCTGGACCGCGCCGGAGATCAAGGCCGCACTCATGAACACGGCCACGCACGACGTGCGCCAGAGTGCGACGGACGGCCAGTCGGCGACCCTGCTCCGCCAGGGCACCGGTCGGGTCGACGCGCTCCAGGCCGTGCAGGACGGCACCACCGTCCGCAGCCAGGAGAACGGGCAGCTCGTCACGGCGTCCTTCGGCGTCGTCGAGGTCGGCGCAGCGACCACCGAGAAGCGCACCCTGCTGGTGCGCAACACCTCGGCCACCGCGCACACCTACCGCGTCGCCTACGAGTCGCGGATCGCGCAGCCCGGCGTCGCGTTCACGCTGAGCGCCGACACGGTCACGGTCCCCGCCGGCGGCACCGCCACGGTGACGGTCACCATGACGATCGCCGACCCGACGCTGCTGCGGAAGGTCATCGACCCGACACAGGTCGCCGTCGAGGGCGGCACACCGCGGGAGTTCGTCCCGGCCGCCACCGGCCTGGTCACGTTCACCCCGGCCGCCGACGGCGTCACGCCCCTCCGACTCGGCGTCTACGCCGCGCCGGAACCGGTCAGCGCCCGGCACGCGGGCGACGTGGGGTTCACGGGCACCGGACGCACCAGCACCATCACGATGACCGGCCGCGGCCTGTCCCAAGGAACCGGGGCGACCGGCTACCAGGCACGCGTCGCACCGTTCCAGCTCGGGGGCACCGACCCGAAGGAGTCGTTCCCGGACGGCACCGCGAAGCAGACGCTCGCCGGCGCGGACATCCGCGCCTTCGGCGCCAACTCCACGGCGCTCGGCCTGGCGGACAACTCGAAGGGCATGGTGTCCTTCGGGGTCCAGACCGACGGCGCCGAGTCGAACCCCGGCCAGTCGAACAACGTCGAGGTGCTCATCGACACGAACCGCGACGGCGATCCCGACTACATGACGTACGACACGAAGTCGGCGACGGCGGACGTGACCATCGTCAAGACGCTCGACCTGCACCAGAAGGACCCGAAGAAGCAGGTCGTGGACACCCGCCCCCTCGGCGGTGTCGCAGCCGGTGTCGACGTCAACACGTTCGACTCCGCGGTCAAGGTGCTGCCGGTGTCGCTCGCGGCGCTCGGCTACACGGCGAAGTCGAAGTCCGGGGTGTTCGACTACTCGGTCGTGACCGAGTCGTCCTACTCACCGACGCTGCCGACCGCCGCGTCCTCGGTGGTCGACGAGACGACGAAGGCGACGTTCAACGCCTTCCAGCCGGCGGTGTCGTTCAAGGCCGACGGTGCGTCGACCCTGACGTACCCGGACACCGCGATCTCGGCCATCCGGTCCTCGGCCACCTCGACCTCGGCGAAGGTGCTCCTGCTGCACCTGCACAACGCGCCGGGCGACCAGGCGGACCTGCTCAGCACGACCTCGGACACGCCGAAGCTCGCGCTGGTGTCGGGTCGCGTGGCCGTGACCGGCTCGCTCAAGGTCGGGACGAGGATGCACGCCCCGACCGGCACCTGGAACGCCAACGGCATCACCTTCACCCGCCAGTGGCTGCGGGACGGCAAGAAGGTGAGCGTGACGACGTCGACCTACAAGACGACGAAGGCCGACATCGGGCACCGGCTGTCGTTCGTCCTGACGGCGAAGAAGTCCGGGTACACGTCCGCCTCGGTGACCTCGCCGCAGTCGGGGAAGATCACCCGGTGA
- a CDS encoding TrmH family RNA methyltransferase: protein MTQGLPSGDLPEPTPALPPTHEATTHGVGPHPRPWPEGPQYDPELLELGDTRNVVDRFRYWSMAAIVADLDTRRHGFDVAIENWQHDLNIGSIVRTANAFLAGTVHIIGRRRWNRRGAMVTDRYQHVRHHEDVAAFLQAMRAEGRPVVAIDNTPGASRIETAEIPARCVFLFGQEGPGLTDEAVSGADGHLEITQFGSTRSINASAAAAIVMHSWVVRHAELPA from the coding sequence GTGACCCAGGGCCTCCCGTCCGGCGACCTGCCGGAGCCGACGCCGGCGCTCCCACCCACCCACGAGGCGACGACGCACGGCGTCGGACCGCACCCGCGGCCGTGGCCCGAGGGCCCGCAGTACGACCCGGAACTGCTCGAGCTCGGCGACACCCGCAACGTCGTCGACCGCTTCCGGTACTGGAGCATGGCGGCGATCGTGGCCGACCTGGACACCCGTCGGCACGGCTTCGACGTGGCGATCGAGAACTGGCAGCACGACCTGAACATCGGGTCCATCGTCCGCACCGCGAACGCGTTCCTGGCCGGGACCGTGCACATCATCGGACGGCGGCGCTGGAACCGCCGCGGGGCGATGGTCACCGACCGGTACCAGCACGTGCGGCACCACGAGGACGTCGCCGCGTTCCTCCAGGCCATGCGCGCCGAGGGGCGGCCGGTCGTCGCGATCGACAACACGCCCGGCGCCTCGCGGATCGAGACGGCGGAGATCCCGGCGCGGTGCGTGTTCCTGTTCGGGCAGGAGGGGCCGGGGCTGACGGACGAGGCGGTCTCGGGCGCGGACGGGCACCTGGAGATCACGCAGTTCGGGTCGACGCGGAGCATCAACGCCTCGGCTGCGGCGGCGATCGTGATGCACAGCTGGGTCGTCCGGCACGCGGAGCTCCCCGCCTGA
- a CDS encoding YhgE/Pip domain-containing protein gives MTIPSLVRAELARLTATPLARLAFIALMCVPLLYGGAYLWANRDPYAKLDQIPAAIVDQDAGATLDGDHVDYGKDVAKQAIDGGAFDWKRTTAADARSGVRNGTYDFVVTIPHDFSESLASAQSDDPKRAELVMTTADTNSYLASTIAEQAGKTMRIAVAERVGKEAASTLLVGLADVRDSLGDAVDGAGKLASGATTAANGADSLEAGTAKLSAGASTLASSTAALPSQTATLNSGAQQVATGAASLATGLRSAQQQTAALPDQTQQLAQGAAKVAAGNAELARQVDTANTTVQAIQPLDAKTVIADITANLPEGVTLTPAQQQALTATVDSAVQRANSSGADAKQQLAATTGKIDQLNSGAQQVSEGATTLANAAPQLSSGIATAASGASTLSDGAAQLAGGTQKLAAAAPQLSSGASQLATGAASADQGATSLAKGLHSLESGSSELASQLDKGRTKIPASDASQRAQQAKVISDPVKVGDDNVAAASNYGAGLAPFFISLAAWIGMYALFLILKPISKRAITAVRRPLRIVFGGWLTPALLGVVQMAALFLIVRYALDLDVVHAGGTVGIMILASATFAAIIMTLNVLLGSVGQFLGLVLMLIQLVTAGGTFPWQTLPGPLAALHFALPMTYSVDAIRQTMYGGSLATAWSDAGVLTCWLLGALLVSYLVTARQTRTRTLRDLRPSLIG, from the coding sequence GTGACCATCCCCTCGCTCGTCCGCGCCGAACTCGCGCGTCTGACCGCCACCCCGCTCGCCCGCCTCGCGTTCATCGCGCTGATGTGCGTGCCGCTGCTCTACGGCGGCGCCTACCTCTGGGCCAACCGCGACCCGTACGCCAAGCTCGACCAGATCCCGGCCGCCATCGTGGACCAGGACGCCGGCGCCACCCTCGACGGCGACCACGTCGACTACGGCAAGGACGTCGCGAAGCAGGCCATCGACGGCGGGGCCTTCGACTGGAAGCGCACCACCGCCGCCGACGCCCGCTCCGGCGTCCGCAACGGCACGTACGACTTCGTCGTCACGATCCCGCACGACTTCTCGGAGTCCCTCGCCTCGGCGCAGTCCGACGACCCGAAGCGCGCCGAGCTCGTGATGACCACGGCGGACACGAACTCGTACCTCGCCTCGACCATCGCGGAGCAGGCCGGCAAGACCATGCGGATCGCCGTCGCCGAACGGGTCGGGAAGGAAGCCGCGAGCACGCTGCTCGTCGGACTCGCCGACGTCCGGGACAGCCTGGGCGACGCCGTCGACGGGGCGGGCAAGCTCGCCTCCGGAGCGACGACCGCCGCGAACGGGGCCGACTCGCTCGAGGCCGGCACCGCGAAGCTCTCCGCCGGCGCCTCCACCCTGGCGTCGAGCACGGCCGCGCTGCCGTCGCAGACCGCGACGCTGAACTCCGGCGCGCAGCAGGTGGCGACCGGTGCGGCCTCGCTGGCCACGGGCCTCCGGTCGGCGCAGCAGCAGACGGCCGCGCTGCCGGACCAGACGCAGCAGCTCGCGCAGGGGGCGGCGAAGGTCGCCGCCGGCAACGCGGAACTCGCACGGCAGGTGGACACGGCGAACACCACCGTGCAGGCGATCCAGCCGCTCGACGCGAAGACCGTCATCGCCGACATCACGGCGAACCTGCCCGAGGGCGTCACCCTCACGCCGGCGCAGCAGCAGGCACTCACCGCCACGGTGGACTCCGCCGTGCAGCGGGCGAACAGCTCCGGTGCGGACGCCAAGCAGCAGCTCGCCGCCACGACGGGGAAGATCGACCAGCTGAACAGCGGCGCGCAGCAGGTGTCGGAAGGCGCCACGACGCTCGCGAACGCGGCACCGCAGCTGTCCTCCGGGATCGCGACCGCGGCCTCCGGGGCGTCGACGCTGTCCGACGGAGCGGCGCAGCTCGCCGGCGGCACGCAGAAGCTCGCGGCCGCAGCGCCGCAGCTGTCCTCGGGAGCGTCGCAGCTCGCGACCGGTGCGGCCTCGGCCGACCAGGGCGCGACGTCCCTGGCGAAGGGACTGCACTCGCTCGAGTCCGGCTCCTCGGAACTGGCGTCCCAGCTCGACAAGGGCCGGACGAAGATCCCGGCCTCGGACGCATCGCAGCGCGCCCAGCAGGCGAAGGTGATCTCGGACCCGGTGAAGGTCGGGGACGACAACGTCGCCGCGGCGTCGAACTACGGCGCCGGGCTGGCACCGTTCTTCATCTCGCTCGCCGCGTGGATCGGCATGTACGCGCTGTTCCTCATCCTCAAGCCGATCTCGAAGCGCGCGATCACCGCGGTGCGACGGCCGCTCCGCATCGTGTTCGGCGGCTGGCTGACCCCGGCGCTCCTCGGCGTCGTGCAGATGGCGGCGCTGTTCCTGATCGTCCGGTACGCGCTGGACCTCGACGTGGTGCACGCCGGCGGGACGGTCGGCATCATGATCCTGGCGTCGGCGACCTTCGCGGCGATCATCATGACGCTCAACGTGCTGCTCGGCTCGGTCGGACAGTTCCTCGGCCTGGTGCTCATGCTCATCCAGCTCGTCACCGCGGGCGGCACCTTCCCGTGGCAGACATTGCCGGGGCCACTCGCTGCGCTGCACTTCGCCCTGCCGATGACGTACTCCGTCGACGCGATCCGGCAGACGATGTACGGCGGTTCGCTCGCCACGGCCTGGAGCGACGCGGGCGTCCTGACCTGCTGGCTGCTCGGGGCGCTGCTCGTGTCCTACCTGGTCACGGCGCGGCAGACGCGGACGCGGACGCTGCGCGACCTGCGGCCGAGCCTGATCGGCTGA
- a CDS encoding glycosyltransferase: MRMMLLTAGTRGDVEPFAALARHATSRGHEVRLALPDDADAPEGTDTVVLGLDAQRVLALAGRSPWALAHHVHAEVRPAMRRMLAGAVRETVAFDPDVVVHHPLILTAPMVAAALGVPRVLVEFAPVATPSERFPAAGGPTATRDLGARNRSTYAVPRAAARFFDGDVARAAAELPSGRRPDGRQPSRATLMAVSPTLLPRPDDWPERVHQTGAWYDQAPAASPDRAVSDFLGAGPCVVASFGSMATGDAAARGGAIVAAARTLGLRVLLVTGWGGLALPAECRGPDVLAVRSVPFDAVLPAATLVVHHGGAGTSHAVARAGVPAVVVPVTADQPFWAAQLHRQGVAAAPVPLRRLSADTLVPAMRDAMGRRERAAEVGRRVRQEHGVQRALEVLESL, translated from the coding sequence ATGCGCATGATGCTGCTCACCGCCGGCACCCGAGGCGACGTGGAGCCGTTCGCAGCCCTGGCGCGGCACGCGACCTCGCGCGGGCACGAGGTCCGGCTGGCCCTGCCCGACGACGCGGACGCACCCGAGGGGACGGACACAGTGGTGCTCGGACTGGACGCGCAGCGGGTCCTCGCCCTCGCCGGCCGCTCCCCGTGGGCCCTCGCACACCACGTGCACGCCGAGGTGCGGCCCGCGATGCGGCGGATGCTCGCCGGCGCGGTGCGCGAGACCGTCGCCTTCGACCCAGACGTGGTGGTGCACCACCCGCTGATCCTCACGGCGCCGATGGTCGCGGCCGCGCTCGGTGTGCCCCGTGTGCTGGTGGAGTTCGCGCCGGTGGCCACCCCGAGCGAGCGCTTCCCCGCAGCCGGTGGTCCCACGGCCACCCGCGACCTCGGCGCGCGCAACCGGTCCACCTACGCCGTCCCGCGCGCCGCCGCACGGTTCTTCGACGGCGACGTGGCGCGCGCCGCCGCCGAGCTGCCGAGCGGACGTCGTCCCGACGGCCGCCAGCCGTCCCGCGCGACGCTGATGGCCGTGAGCCCCACGCTGCTGCCGCGGCCCGACGACTGGCCGGAGCGGGTGCACCAGACGGGCGCCTGGTACGACCAGGCCCCGGCGGCGTCCCCGGACCGTGCCGTCAGCGACTTCCTGGGCGCCGGACCCTGTGTCGTCGCCTCGTTCGGGTCCATGGCGACGGGGGACGCCGCGGCCCGTGGGGGAGCGATCGTCGCGGCCGCCCGGACACTCGGCCTGCGGGTGCTGCTCGTCACCGGGTGGGGTGGGCTCGCGCTGCCGGCGGAGTGCCGCGGCCCCGACGTGCTGGCGGTGCGATCCGTGCCGTTCGACGCGGTGCTGCCGGCTGCGACGCTCGTCGTGCACCACGGCGGGGCCGGCACCTCGCACGCCGTGGCCCGGGCCGGTGTGCCCGCTGTCGTCGTGCCCGTCACCGCCGACCAGCCGTTCTGGGCGGCCCAGCTGCATCGACAGGGGGTGGCTGCCGCCCCGGTGCCGCTGCGCCGTCTGTCGGCCGACACCCTGGTGCCCGCGATGCGCGACGCGATGGGCCGTCGGGAGCGGGCGGCCGAGGTCGGGCGACGCGTCCGGCAGGAGCACGGGGTGCAGCGGGCGCTCGAGGTGCTCGAGTCCCTCTGA
- a CDS encoding TetR/AcrR family transcriptional regulator: MTETAPETAGPRRRGRPRALTRDQIVDAATVIANEEGLDRLSFRALGMALGVAPMTVHRTIGGLDDLHAELVRRTVDEFTDTFVWPEDWRDVVRVFATTFRDLLVRHPLVLESHSSRAPLASTESDAVAATVVRALRSAGLSDTEAMYAFFVVYDFVVGHTAVQVGRGDSEAGRPERHRLVSEILGQHSYQARFTMGIDVLLDGIAARAAR; the protein is encoded by the coding sequence GTGACCGAGACTGCGCCGGAGACCGCCGGACCGCGCCGCCGCGGCCGACCCCGCGCGCTGACCCGCGACCAGATCGTCGACGCGGCCACGGTGATCGCGAACGAGGAGGGCCTCGACCGCCTGAGCTTCCGCGCCCTCGGCATGGCGCTCGGCGTCGCCCCGATGACCGTGCACCGCACCATCGGCGGCCTCGACGACCTGCACGCCGAACTCGTCCGCCGCACGGTCGACGAGTTCACCGACACCTTCGTCTGGCCCGAGGACTGGCGCGACGTCGTCCGGGTCTTCGCCACCACCTTCCGCGACCTGCTCGTCCGGCACCCGCTGGTCCTCGAGTCGCACAGCAGCCGGGCACCGCTGGCCTCGACCGAGTCGGACGCCGTTGCCGCCACCGTCGTCCGGGCGCTCCGCTCGGCGGGCCTGTCGGACACCGAGGCGATGTACGCCTTCTTCGTCGTCTACGACTTCGTCGTCGGGCACACCGCCGTGCAGGTCGGGCGCGGCGACTCCGAGGCCGGGCGGCCCGAGCGGCACCGGCTGGTCAGCGAGATCCTCGGGCAGCACTCGTACCAGGCACGCTTCACGATGGGGATCGACGTGCTCCTCGACGGCATCGCCGCACGCGCGGCCCGCTGA